Genomic DNA from Halomonas sp. BDJS001:
TAAGAATACTTTTGAATACCGTTGGATACTGCAATACACACACTAGCCCATAGCGCTGCAACTATCACGACATACTTTGGTCGCAATGCAGGACAAAAACCGATAGCTAACCGCTACTCACATTCTGAAGGAAACGATCCGAGCGCCATAACCACGCCTGAACAAAAGCGCTCCGTCAGGCACCACGCAGCGACCGGATATACGCGCTTGTGACAATGATCATTAGCCGTTAACCGCTCAGGGTGTGCGGCACTTTTGTAAGCATTCACAAACCTGAAACCTCAAGGGTTGTCGATCTCAATGTGAGGGAAACGTGGCGCAGTAAGCCACTGGTGTGGTGATTAGCGTGATAGAGGAGTGAGTGGTGAAGAGTGAGTAGCGAAGAGTGCCATCCAGAAAATGGGTAGAACGGGGTGACGCTGCCGCTCTTCGACACCAACGGGCCATAGACCGACAGACCCTAAGAAGCGCGGATCTGTCAGTCTGCATGCAGGAAGGAAACTACAAGCGCTCAGAGGCTTACTCAACAGAGTGGGCGGGCGCAGGGAACGTCTATGCCGTGGTGCTCAAGCCATCCATGATTGGCTGGCTAACGAGCAGTCGCTGTTACTATTTACATACGGCCACATCCATTTATTCAAGCGCTTTCAATGCACTTGCTCGCTGGTCAAGCTATTGATGAGCCAAACGCAAACCAGGGCGTGGCCAAGGCACCGCTAACAGTTGACCATAACCGGACAGCGTAATGTAAGCCGTCTGCAAGTCTGGGCCACCAAAGCAGATATTGGTGCAATACCCTTCAGGGGCTTCATGAAACTCCAGCAAATCCCCCTGCGGAGAAAAAACACTGATACCCCCATCCACCAGGGTAGCGACACAAATGTTGCCACTCTCTTCCAACGCTATAGAGTCAAAGCGCTGATAGCCCGGCAGGCCGTGAACCAACTTGCCGCCATTGGGAGATGGCCAAGGCTCCTGCCCCAGCTCACCGGGCGCATTGATCGGATAACGCCAAAGCCGACTGGTTTCGGTTTCAGAGACGTACAACATACGCCCATCTGGCGACAGACCAACCCCATTGGGCGTCAGCAGATGCTTTGCCGCGCGGCGAATCTCGCTGCCATCACATCGGGCATAGTAGAGGAAACCCAGCATGATGCGGTCATCAAATTTCTTGCCGAAGTCGGTAAACCAGAAACCACCCTGATCATCAAAAACGATATCGTTGGGGCCATGCAGCGGAACGTCCTGGCAGTGAGTATAAAGCGTCTCAACCGCGCCGGTGGCAAGGTTGACCCTTTGAATCGAACCCCCGTCATAATCGGATGCAGCGCCGGTAGGTCGGCTGTAGCCCTCATCAGTACGCCAACTGAATCCGCCATTGTTGCAGATATAACAGTGCCCATCCGGCCCAAGAGCCGCCCCATTTGGGCCACCCCCCACCTCAGCCACGGTCTGCAGCTCGCCGTCAGGTAGAACGCGCGTCAAGCGGCCTCCTTGAATCTCCACGACCAATATACTGCCATCTTCCATGGCAATCGGCCCTTCAGGAAACGCCAGTCCACTGGCTAGCACCTTGCCCTGCAATGTTGTTCTGCTCATATTATCTCTCCTGTGAACTGCCTGCTTTTCCCGCAGCCCTGCGCAGCCGCCTAAAACGGCCGGGCTATTTGCTGAGCCCGGCGTCACCACTTACTGCATGCCTTCGATCACCTCTTGCGTTGGCAGGCCGCGCGCTTGCAGGGGTGCTGCCCAGCGGTCATAGACGCCTTCAAGGTTGGCGTGTGCTTGTTCAAGATCGCTATCCGATAGGGGCATTTGGGTAATACCGTACTCCTCCTCAAGCGTACGGATGATGTCCGGTTCAGAGTTATCCACATAATCACAGTAGGTTTGCATAGCGTACCTGCCTGCCTCTACCAGAATATCCTGCTGCTCCGGTGACAGGCGGTTCCACACTCGATCACTAATCGAGTAGGTGAGACCGAAGCTGGCAACGGAGAAGTTCGGAATCAATTGATCCAGTGCTGGGGCAAGGCCATAGTCCAGGATGCCTCGAAGTGGGTAATAGACGCCATCCAGCGTACCGCGAGAGAGCGATGTAAGTACGTCTGAAGCTTGCATGGTGACAGGGCTTGACCCCAGAGCATCAGCGGTGAGTGTCATAGGCCCACCGGCAGTACGCATGCGCAGACCCTTTAAGTCATCGAGCGACGAAATATTGCTATTGTTGGTCAGTATGCGATAGCGCCCCATATTGCCCACCCACAGAGGGCGGATGTGATGCCGCTTGAACTCCGCTTCATAAATAGCCCCGCCTGGCTGGGCCATCTCATAGAAGCTATCCGCCGCGCTACAGGAGTTTCTGACGATTTCCGGTAGTTCAACAACGCCAGACAGAGGAAACTTCTCCGGTATATAAGCCGGAGATACGTTGGCAATATCCGCCACACCTGTCTGCAACAAGGTCAGAGATTCAGAACCACGCCCAAGCTGTTCTGCCGGATAAAAGTCGAACTGTATCTGCCCGTCGGAGAGCTCCGCCACCTTTTCCATGAATGGGTTGGCCCCATGCTCTATGGCAAAAGAAGTAGTGGGAAGCCATTCGGCAAACTTCAGCGTCACGGGTTCAACCTCTGCCGCGGAGACTGAACCGCATGTCAAAACCCCCGTCAATAGCAGTGGAAGGTGCTTTTTATAGTTATTCATGATGGTACTCCCTTTTATCGCTCTTTAGTTTTTGTGCCAGTCATTAATCAATACAGCGGGATAAATCCAATAGTGCATGGTGCATTGATGATAGATATAACGTTTTTACAACAAGTTTGAATCTTAACCCCACCTTTATATAGATGAACCATATCTATCGTTGACCCAAACGCCTACAAATTCCCAAAGACTAGTTACCGATATTACGCGTCAGTACATAGTCGTTTCAGTACTTAGTCGCTTCAGTACATAACCATCTCAGTACATAGCCGTTGATGGTAGCCACAGCACAATCTGTGGGAAGGCTATTAACAAAGCGATCAAACCAAGCAGCATGACGATGTAGGGTATGACGCCTGAGAAAAGCTCCTCGACAGGTACATTGGCCACTTTCGCCACCACAAAGACGTTCATGCCGACCGGTGGTGTGACAATACCGATCTCAGCCAACAAAATGACGATCACACCAAACCAGATCGGATCGAACCCGAGCGAGACGACAACCGGAAGCACCACAGGAATGGTGAGAATCAGAATAGAGATCAAGTCTAGGAACAGCCCCAGCACCAGATAGAGGATCACCAGAAAGAACAAGATCAGGTATGGCGAAACATCCAGCAGCCCCACATAGTTGACTAAGTTTCGGGTGATGCCGGTCATGGTTATGAAGTAACCGAAAACATGTGCACAAACAACAATAAGGCCGATCATGGCAGAAATGCAGCACGTATTTATAACGGCATTTTTGAATGCTTCAGCATTGAGATTGCCTGATTTCAAAGCAAGCAAAAGTGCGCCTAGTGCACCCAAAGCCGAGGACTCAACGGGTGTGGCAATGCCAGTGTAGATTAATCCCGTAACAACACTGAACAGCATCAGAAAGGGGGTAGCTACCTTCAGTGCTGTCAGCTTTTCGCGGAAGCTATAGGTCTTATTATTAGAGGCTACTGGATTTCGGATGATAAGAATCTTGATGGTAATGGCGATAGTGAGCGTCACCAATATGCCAGGCACTATGCCAGCAATCAGAAGGTCACTGATGCTAACCCCGCTGAGCAGCCCATAGAAAATCAGTGCGACACTGGGAGGAATCAGCATGGCAATAGTGCCCGAAATAGCGGCAATACTGCCAGCCATTTTCGGCGAGTACCCCTCCGCCTGCATGGCGGGCGTGCTGATTTTCCCAAGCGTGGCTGCAGCCGCTGTACTGGAGCCAGAAATGGCACCAAAAGCCGCACCTGTGACAACAGCAGCAATCCCAACGCCCCCCTTTATCTTGTCTGTCCACTTGGCAATGGCGCTAAACAGGGAGCCGGTGATGCCGCTGACCCCCATAAATTCCGACATGAGGATAAACATCGGAATGGTGAGCAGCTCGTAGGTCGTCAGAGCAGAGCCTGGCGAGGCCGATAGAATCCCCAGCAGAACATCTATCCCATTGGTTAGAAAAATGCCCAAAGCACCGGATATCGCAAGACTGATGGCAACCGGAAGGCCTATTATCAAAAGAAAAAACAGAAAGAAAAAAGATAAAGCAATGACCATCACAGATCGCTCCCCTTAACAATATAGTTAACTATTGTTGTTATTAACAACCTGAACGAGAAAACAAAGGAGCCGATAGCGATAATAAATTCAGAAGGCCAAACAACCCAGCTCACAACGCCATAAACGATCTCGTTCTCTTGCCAGGCACTGAATGCCCGTAAAGAATAGGTATAAGCAATATAGCTAAACATCAATGTGGCGATGAGGCCGAAGATCAAAAGGCAAAAGCTGGTAAATTTTAAAGGCAGCTTGCTTTTGAAATAATCAACCTTCAGGTGGCTTCCCATTCTCAACGCATAAGAAAACGCCAAAAAATAAGACCCAGGAAGCAGATACATGGTAATTAAATTAAAAAACCAATTAAGTGGCGAGTTAAAAATATAACGCATTACGACATCGACAAACGTAATTGCCATGGCGCAAATAATCATAGATCCGGCAACAAAAATAAGAGCATTTTCCAGGCATCTACAAACCTTATCCAACGCTCTTATCAGGCCGGGTTGTTCAATATGACCTGTCATGGTTCTGTGTTCCTGTAATGTCGCCATGATAAACCTCAGTGCGCCAATGTTAATAACGAGCCCTGTTTATGCGTTGCTAGCAGCCCGCTCAGCAAGTATGCGCTCAGCCTGCCGGGTACGCGCTACGAGCGCATCGACAAACTTCACCTCATAAGTATGTAGTTCACACTCCAACTGCCTGGCCCCCTCGACAGAAGTACTCATTAAATCATCACCCCCACAAAGAATACTATTGAATACTATTGGATACCATAGTACAGACCCTAGCTCATAGCACTTCAATTATCACGACATACTTTGGTCGCAATGTATGTTCTGGTGACAATGGCACCGCACTGCTACAAGAGCATGGAGCGCTTCTGGTCTGCATCAGCATGACCACCAGTGTGACGGCGCTGGGGTAACCCCAACGACCTCACCGGGCGCTAACTTTATAACGGGCGTACTATTCTATTACCGGTAGACAGTGGCTATTCGTCACGATGAGCCCAAATATCGAACACACAGGAGTACATGGTATGGATCTTGGAATCGCAGGACGCTGGGCCGTGGTATGCGCAGCTAGCAAGGGGTTGGGGCGAGGCTGCGCCGAAGCGCTGGCCAAAGAGGGCGTCAACCTGGCCATTAATTCACGCAATGCCGAGGTACTCGAAAAGACCGCCGACGCGTTGCGGGCCCTTAATCCAGCCATCGAAGTTCGCCCTGTGGTTGGGGATATCGGGCGCGAGGAGGTACGCGAGGCGCTGCTGGCCGCCTGCCCTCAGGTCGATATTCTGATCAACAATAACGGTGGGCCACCGCCGGGTGATTTTCGTGACTGGAGTCGAGAAGAGTGGATACAGGCCGTGGATGCCAACATGATCACGCCTATTGAGCTGATCAAGGCCACGGTAGACCGTATGGCCGCCAACGGCTTTGGCCGCGTGGTCAATATTACCTCGGGCGCGGTAAAAGCCCCCATCGACATTCTTGGGCTATCCAACGGCGCGCGCAGCGGGCTAACCGGCTTCGTCGCGGGGCTTGCACGCCAGCCGCAGCTCGCCTCGCACAACGTTACGATCAATAACCTACTACCTGGCTCCTTCGATACCGACCGTCTGCGCGGCAACTTCAAGAAGGTCGCCGAGAAGAATCAGCAAGATATCGAGCAGGTACGTGAGCAGCGTGCCCAAGGGGTTCCTGCGCGGAGATTCGGCACCGCTGAGGAGTTTGGTGCCTTTTGTGCCTTTATGTGCAGCGAGCATGCAGGCTATCTAACAGGGCAGAATATCCTGCTCGATGGCGGTGCCTACCCTGGAACCTTCTAATCGATAGAGGCGCGATTAACCGTTAGGCAGCGTAATCTCTACCCTCCCCGAGTTTACCGCTGGGCGGGCGCTGCACAGCAGAATCTCCCCCTCTGGCGCGGATATGCCATTGGGGTAGGTCACCTCCCCCTGCACCAGCGTGCAGGCGCACTCGCCACAGCTGCCACTGCGGCACCCATAGGCAGGCTGTAATCCCGCTTTTTCGGCGGTTTCCAGCAGGCTTTCGCCCGGCTGCCAGTGGGTGACCACGCTTGAGTTGGCAAAGCTAACTTCTACCGCTTGTTCTGCGGTGGGCACTGCGTATGTTTGGGTCAGTGCCGAGGGGCCGAACGCTTCTGTGTGTATCTGCCCCGTTGAGAGTCCGAGCTCCAGCGCCTCCTGGTGGTAGCGCTCTACAAAGGCGGCGGGGCCGCATAGGTACAGCTGTACTTCTGACAGCACCTGATCGGTAAACACCTGCCCCAGTGAAACCCGGCCTGCCATCCATCCATTGAGGGCAGTTGTCGTTCTGGTGACATGCCGCTGCAAACGCAGCCCTCGCGCCTCAAGGTCGAGTATCTCTGCACCGAAAGGGGCCTCAGCCACATCGCGCACGCTCTGCACTAATGTTACCGGGCCACGGCCTGCGCCAGTCAATTCATGGGCCAGGCTCAATATGGGCGTAATACCGATACCGCCTCCCAGCAGCACCCAGTGGGCACGCTCTGAGCCGCTAGCCCCTGCTGTGAATGAGCCCGTTGGCATACTCACAGCGAGTTCGGTACCCACCTGTAGCGCGCTGTGCAAGTAACGCGAGCCCTCGCCGTCGGCCTTAATACTGATACGATAGCCAGCCTGCTGGCTGCCACCCGAAAGCGTATAGCTGCGTACCAACGCCGTGCCATCCAGGCGCGGCAAGTGTAGCGTAATAAACTGGCCCGCTTCAAAGGGCGCCAGCGCCTGGTCTTGGTGGGCACTCTGCAAATAAAAAGAGCGGATCTCGGCTGTCTCCTGCACCACGGCGGCCACTTGAACACGCTGCCGTTCAGCACGCGTAAGTGGCTGCCAGGGCCCATGGGGCTCCGCCTCAACGGCCACTGCACCTGCATGACTACGCCAGCGCAAGACCCCCGGCCGCCAAACAATATGCCGCGGCGTTAAGCTCCAGTAGCGTTCAGCGCCAGGATAACGCGCCCCTGCGGTCTCCTCGTCCACAAGCCGCGCTTCGCCGGTCAGATGTAGCACATCTCCGCTGACAAAATCCGGTATCACCAAGGCAGCGCGACCACTGGTCAGCACGTTACCCAGCGTGTTAAAGAACTGGTTACCCGCAAAATCGGGCAGGATCAGATCAGATCCCTGGCGGCGAATAAACCCCGGTTGCCCACCGCGATGAGAGGCATCCACCTGAACGCCCTGGTCGGTATGCGCGTAACTACCCACGAAGGCCGTGATCGCCCGGTCGATATGCGCCAGCACCGGCTCTGGCAACTGATCGAGGGTCGCGTCGCGCATGGTTAGCACGTGGCCCGCCTGGGGCTGCACCGACCTCATCGCCGACCAGTCATGAATATACTGGGGGCAATTGCCAAAGGCGTGAACGACTTCTAGCTGCCATTGACCTGCTGAGCCCCGCAATACGCCGTTAACCCTGTTACGACGGCGCGTGTGCAGCTCGATACCCAATAGCCCAATGTTGGCACCGCCATTCAGCAGCGCTGTAACGGGATCATTCACAGCCGGCGTTAAAGCGAGATCAAGCCGTGATTCATCCGGCGCATAAACAAATCCTGGTGCGCCCTCCAGCAGCGTGATCCATGGCCAGCAGTCACCATCCACCGCCGACGCAGCCACAAAGGGCAGTTGAGGAAAGAAGTGCTGCAATTGTGGCGTTAAAAAGGGACGCATTACCTTGCGGCCAATCTGCGCCATCTGTTGCTCCACCCCGACCACGCGCTGCAGGGCAAGCTCACCCGCGTGCCACGGGCTGGTAGTGTCGGCGTTTTCCACTCTCGACTCCTGGCAGGTAATCAGCTCACTAGGCCTATTTTGGTAACAGCCATGGGTACAAAGCCCTCCAGCGCTTCGATGCGCTGCAGCCAGGCACGAATATGGCGGTAAGGTTCCAGCGACACATTGCCCTCGGGAGCGTGAGCGATATAGCTGTAGAGCGAAACCTCCGCCAGGGTGGCTTTATCCCCTGCCAGGAAGGGCTGATGCGCCAAGTGGGCATCGACAATCGCAAACAGCTCATGGGCATCAGCAATCAGCGGTTCAGGATCGAACGGGGCATTAAAGACCGTGACTAATCGCGCCTTCATCGCTGAGTTCGCCAAAGGCCCTGCCGCCACGGACAGCCAGCGTTGTACCTGGGCTTGAAGCAACGGATCGTCCGGTAACCAGCGACCAGAACCATAGCGACGTTCCAGATAGACCAGAATGGCATTGGAATCCGCCAGGATAACCCCCTGGTCATCGATCACCGGCACCTGTGCGAAGGCGTTCATATCAAGAAAAGGCGATGCCTTGTGCTCACCCGCGGCGAGATCCACATCAATAAAGGTGGCGGGCAAGCCAAGTAGCGAAAGCATCAGCTCGATGCGGTGGCAGTGGCCGGAAAGAGCGTGGCGGTAAACCTTGATATCATTAGACATGCGATTATCTCCTCGAGTTAGCTTCGTAAAGAACCAGTGGACGTCACAGCCGTTAGGCAACGTCACCTATCCTGAGCTAAAACAAGAACCGCAAGAATGGCGATTTTTAGCAACAGATAATTACGCTAACTGAAATAATCAGTCGACCAACCACTCCCGCAACCAAGGGGTCGCTAGCTCCAAAAACGCCATAACGCTGGCGGGTGCCCGAATGCCAAGGGCGTAGGTTAACGCCAAGGAGTGCGCCGTTGGCCAGAGTGGTTCAGCGACGGGTTCGAGCAGCCCCTGGGCACAGGCGCGGCGCGCCTCTAGCTGATAGCAGCACACGATACCAGCGCCCTCAATGGCTGCCCGCAGCGAGGCACTAGATGCACTAATGCTAAGCCTGGGTTCAAAGCGTAGAGTTTGGCCTTCGGTCAGCCGCCACACGGGGGCCACTCCTTCCTGTGAGCAGTGAATAAGCGCATGGCGGGCCAGACTACTCTGGCTATCCGGTCGTCCTGCCTTATTCAAATAGCGGGGGCTAGCAAACAAGCCAATGCGTAATTCACCCAGGGGCCTGGCGTACACAGAAGCAGGCAGCGGCCCGCGCATCAGTCGTAGGTGCGCCGGTGCTCCAGTTCCCACATGACTTGGGTGCTCATCGCTCAGCAGGCAGACCGTTAATGCAGGGTGCCGCTCTTGCAGCCTCAGAACTAACGGCAGCAACAGTGGCTCAATCAACGCCTGGGGCGCCTGCAAACGTAGCGTGCCGTTGAGCTCCCGGTGCTCCTGGCGTGCACTGCTTTCGGCGTCAGTGACTGCGTGGATCAGCGTATCGACGTAGTCGCGCAATCGCTCGCCCGCCGCTGTCAACCTACTGCCTCTGGCTGAGGAAGTGACCAAAGCGACTCCCAGACGCTGCTCCTGAGCGCGCAGTAGACGGTGGAGCTTCGCCGCCGACTGGCTGCTCGCTTCAGCCGCGGCTTGCACGCTGCCGTGCCTGGCAACAGCCGACAGCGCCATTAAAGCCTCAAAGCGCAGCGGCGATTCAGGGGAGAGCGTCATGGTCAACCGCGGTAGGCGAGCGCCGGGTCAGCACGCAGCCGCTCGGCAAGAAAGTCAACGAAGGTGCGCACGCTGGCGGCGCGTCCACGGCCTGCCGTCACCCAGATATTGATGGGAATGGCGGCAGGCTCGAAGCGCGTTAACACTCGCCGTACTCGACCTTCGGCTTCACTGGCAGCCACCTGGTAAGACAGCAGCCGAGTCAATCCAGCGTCCGCCTCGACCGCCGTTAACGCCGCGTGAATAGCGCTGATGCGCAGCCGTGGCGAGGGCGTTACTTCAATGCGCTTGCCCTCCTCCTCGAACCACCAGTGGCCGCTCAAGTTGCCACCTTCGGCCACTACCGTGGGCAACGCTTCCAGCTCAAGGGGGTGTGTTGGTTCACCGTGCCGGGCCAGCCACCCGGGGCTAGCGCAAACCACTTGCCGCACTTCGCCAACGGGCACGGTCAAGTGCTGACAATCCTGCGGCACATGGCCGATGCGCACCGCCACATCTATGCCCTCCTCCTGCAGGT
This window encodes:
- a CDS encoding SMP-30/gluconolactonase/LRE family protein encodes the protein MSRTTLQGKVLASGLAFPEGPIAMEDGSILVVEIQGGRLTRVLPDGELQTVAEVGGGPNGAALGPDGHCYICNNGGFSWRTDEGYSRPTGAASDYDGGSIQRVNLATGAVETLYTHCQDVPLHGPNDIVFDDQGGFWFTDFGKKFDDRIMLGFLYYARCDGSEIRRAAKHLLTPNGVGLSPDGRMLYVSETETSRLWRYPINAPGELGQEPWPSPNGGKLVHGLPGYQRFDSIALEESGNICVATLVDGGISVFSPQGDLLEFHEAPEGYCTNICFGGPDLQTAYITLSGYGQLLAVPWPRPGLRLAHQ
- the dctP gene encoding TRAP transporter substrate-binding protein DctP; translation: MNNYKKHLPLLLTGVLTCGSVSAAEVEPVTLKFAEWLPTTSFAIEHGANPFMEKVAELSDGQIQFDFYPAEQLGRGSESLTLLQTGVADIANVSPAYIPEKFPLSGVVELPEIVRNSCSAADSFYEMAQPGGAIYEAEFKRHHIRPLWVGNMGRYRILTNNSNISSLDDLKGLRMRTAGGPMTLTADALGSSPVTMQASDVLTSLSRGTLDGVYYPLRGILDYGLAPALDQLIPNFSVASFGLTYSISDRVWNRLSPEQQDILVEAGRYAMQTYCDYVDNSEPDIIRTLEEEYGITQMPLSDSDLEQAHANLEGVYDRWAAPLQARGLPTQEVIEGMQ
- a CDS encoding TRAP transporter large permease, with protein sequence MVIALSFFFLFFLLIIGLPVAISLAISGALGIFLTNGIDVLLGILSASPGSALTTYELLTIPMFILMSEFMGVSGITGSLFSAIAKWTDKIKGGVGIAAVVTGAAFGAISGSSTAAAATLGKISTPAMQAEGYSPKMAGSIAAISGTIAMLIPPSVALIFYGLLSGVSISDLLIAGIVPGILVTLTIAITIKILIIRNPVASNNKTYSFREKLTALKVATPFLMLFSVVTGLIYTGIATPVESSALGALGALLLALKSGNLNAEAFKNAVINTCCISAMIGLIVVCAHVFGYFITMTGITRNLVNYVGLLDVSPYLILFFLVILYLVLGLFLDLISILILTIPVVLPVVVSLGFDPIWFGVIVILLAEIGIVTPPVGMNVFVVAKVANVPVEELFSGVIPYIVMLLGLIALLIAFPQIVLWLPSTAMY
- a CDS encoding TRAP transporter small permease, which encodes MTGHIEQPGLIRALDKVCRCLENALIFVAGSMIICAMAITFVDVVMRYIFNSPLNWFFNLITMYLLPGSYFLAFSYALRMGSHLKVDYFKSKLPLKFTSFCLLIFGLIATLMFSYIAYTYSLRAFSAWQENEIVYGVVSWVVWPSEFIIAIGSFVFSFRLLITTIVNYIVKGSDL
- a CDS encoding SDR family oxidoreductase, which encodes MDLGIAGRWAVVCAASKGLGRGCAEALAKEGVNLAINSRNAEVLEKTADALRALNPAIEVRPVVGDIGREEVREALLAACPQVDILINNNGGPPPGDFRDWSREEWIQAVDANMITPIELIKATVDRMAANGFGRVVNITSGAVKAPIDILGLSNGARSGLTGFVAGLARQPQLASHNVTINNLLPGSFDTDRLRGNFKKVAEKNQQDIEQVREQRAQGVPARRFGTAEEFGAFCAFMCSEHAGYLTGQNILLDGGAYPGTF
- a CDS encoding pyridoxamine 5'-phosphate oxidase family protein, with protein sequence MENADTTSPWHAGELALQRVVGVEQQMAQIGRKVMRPFLTPQLQHFFPQLPFVAASAVDGDCWPWITLLEGAPGFVYAPDESRLDLALTPAVNDPVTALLNGGANIGLLGIELHTRRRNRVNGVLRGSAGQWQLEVVHAFGNCPQYIHDWSAMRSVQPQAGHVLTMRDATLDQLPEPVLAHIDRAITAFVGSYAHTDQGVQVDASHRGGQPGFIRRQGSDLILPDFAGNQFFNTLGNVLTSGRAALVIPDFVSGDVLHLTGEARLVDEETAGARYPGAERYWSLTPRHIVWRPGVLRWRSHAGAVAVEAEPHGPWQPLTRAERQRVQVAAVVQETAEIRSFYLQSAHQDQALAPFEAGQFITLHLPRLDGTALVRSYTLSGGSQQAGYRISIKADGEGSRYLHSALQVGTELAVSMPTGSFTAGASGSERAHWVLLGGGIGITPILSLAHELTGAGRGPVTLVQSVRDVAEAPFGAEILDLEARGLRLQRHVTRTTTALNGWMAGRVSLGQVFTDQVLSEVQLYLCGPAAFVERYHQEALELGLSTGQIHTEAFGPSALTQTYAVPTAEQAVEVSFANSSVVTHWQPGESLLETAEKAGLQPAYGCRSGSCGECACTLVQGEVTYPNGISAPEGEILLCSARPAVNSGRVEITLPNG
- a CDS encoding glutathione S-transferase family protein, giving the protein MSNDIKVYRHALSGHCHRIELMLSLLGLPATFIDVDLAAGEHKASPFLDMNAFAQVPVIDDQGVILADSNAILVYLERRYGSGRWLPDDPLLQAQVQRWLSVAAGPLANSAMKARLVTVFNAPFDPEPLIADAHELFAIVDAHLAHQPFLAGDKATLAEVSLYSYIAHAPEGNVSLEPYRHIRAWLQRIEALEGFVPMAVTKIGLVS
- a CDS encoding LysR family transcriptional regulator; the encoded protein is MTLSPESPLRFEALMALSAVARHGSVQAAAEASSQSAAKLHRLLRAQEQRLGVALVTSSARGSRLTAAGERLRDYVDTLIHAVTDAESSARQEHRELNGTLRLQAPQALIEPLLLPLVLRLQERHPALTVCLLSDEHPSHVGTGAPAHLRLMRGPLPASVYARPLGELRIGLFASPRYLNKAGRPDSQSSLARHALIHCSQEGVAPVWRLTEGQTLRFEPRLSISASSASLRAAIEGAGIVCCYQLEARRACAQGLLEPVAEPLWPTAHSLALTYALGIRAPASVMAFLELATPWLREWLVD
- a CDS encoding LysR family transcriptional regulator, yielding MDRFEEMRVFAAVAQLESFSVAARQLELSPPRVTRAVAALEARLGVALLQRTTRQVRVTEAGRRYLEDAQQVLAQLAEAEAAATGSYLTPRGLLHVTAPVLFGEYFVTPQIVDYLDHYPDVQVRAELIDRPVNLQEEGIDVAVRIGHVPQDCQHLTVPVGEVRQVVCASPGWLARHGEPTHPLELEALPTVVAEGGNLSGHWWFEEEGKRIEVTPSPRLRISAIHAALTAVEADAGLTRLLSYQVAASEAEGRVRRVLTRFEPAAIPINIWVTAGRGRAASVRTFVDFLAERLRADPALAYRG